DNA sequence from the Salvia splendens isolate huo1 chromosome 19, SspV2, whole genome shotgun sequence genome:
gtctgtcgtgccctcaacctcctgcgaggcaaactcttgtgcggcgctgcccgaactgccctcactagacgagtattggccacccgccgtgtacttcgtgcgcttcgaggtcgagcccgagttGGACCAGACACCGctggcccacctttcctcgtctttgacgacctcccaaacatcgacatgtttgaattattgggcggtgtcgtcgaagtagactcgcaaagccgacctcgtctttggtaatgagccgcttcacttTTGTAGATGGagcataattttttgacctctctgtcgactctgtcaaagtgagcgcggagcatcttaaatgtgcggctgcaggaccccttcggcttaatctcgtggtaggcctcggtgaccttttgccagaagcacttccgggattgttgattcgcggatgggatcgtacgagacgctgatccaggcgttgtacacagccagcgtttccttggggctgtacggatgccggcctagatcctcctcctcctcgtccgcctccaactccgccctggagcttccaccgcctcggcttccttctggagtgggttcaaccgaataatcctcccgaatctgggataatccctgcgaatacctcggggcggagggacgagcgtatgcatccacatcaaaatggggtggttggtacccccggcgtcgacgaactcTGGCTGCCCGAcatcgacgaaccggaaccaccacccaggacattgtacatgccccccaatCGCCGAACGTGTTGATGTccaacccgccggagccgctaCCGTCAGAGTTTCCgacgccggacattttgtgatgagaggttagatgaaaattggagaggaaatggagatgatttggaaaaaatagatgtgtatttgtgtgttaaatgaggatgaattaggattatttatagagtaaaaaataaaaaatatatataaaaaaagaaaaaaaatctgtaatattaccgtttttcgatttattatttattattatttttttaattcgaatttaaaaaaaaatgatttattgcgtcagtgtgacgatgcccactcgcgggccggcgagtgggcgtcacgcatggcgccggagcgcacCACGTCGCGTGGGCGCGTGGCGAGAGGCTTGCCATCcgtctcggcgggctggggacgagacgggacgctgcaacgcgtctcgccgccgtctcaTCCCAGCGTGACGGGTTACGAGCCActcgcgtgacgcgttgcgggtggccttatagGCCTCACTGGTTATTGATGATTAGTGGAtagttatttttaaattttatccaCTCTAAGAGAATCATCAAATGCATTCATCTATCAAGTCATAGGTCTTGTTAGAGTTATTACAAGAGAATCATCAAATACATTCATCTATCAATTCATGGGTCTTATTTTAAATATGGGCCATTGTGAATTTTACATAATTTTTCAATAATtcttatatattaaaattgaagttttatattgacaaaataattttaacaaaataaaaataggaaatttttttaaaaaaagcaatgttttaaaaaccggaccggccggttcgaccggtcggaccgcgaaccggtaggtagtccggtccggttcacccctttaaaccactactgcattgaaccgccgtgaaccggtggaaccggccggtcggaccggttggaccatgaaccggaaaccggttttctattttttttaaaaaaattttaaaaatttgttgttggtagaggttgaactcatgacctctcttctagttaaaaagacctctaccactccaccacatgagCTCATTGAagaatttgaacattaaatatttttatacattaaccattaattttatctacaaaaactaataattcattttagttttattattctttaatataattgttaattataatatatataattatcatcctttatatttgaatgatgctctacttatcaccaatattattattagtgccatataagattcattatttactataaataaattttttatattacatacttaatttatatacaccctagttaattatatattattttacgaaataaattttcttaaattaatataaacattatctattttaatacatgaaatattaaattttttatctagactaactaatattaaatatatatatatgaatatatttactaaattttaatattatttatatttatacatcactaattatctataaggtttaatgttttgtttactaaatttaatatatttttatatatatttgcaacagtaaaacggttagaccggtggttcgaccggttggaccggttgaaccgtgaaccagtaatttcgccggttcgcttgccggtccggtttttaaaacattgaaaaAAAGTTTCAGCGGTCGCCGAGAGTGTTGCAGTGGCTCCCTTATTCTTTCTCTCATTGGCTCCcttattttttctctcattttatACTCTAAATGGATACAAACAAAGTTGCTTTCCATTTCGACGTGAATGTGCAACAACAATTGAATGAGCTTGTCCGTTCAAAGGATAGGGATCCACGAGGCCGACAGAATATGAAATAGAACTAGATGGCCACCTTTATTTGTTGACAAGGTCAACCGACAGCCTGTTCCAACCGTCAGCGGTGACGAATACTAACGACTACGAGGTGAGTGATATGGAGCCAAACTGGGAGAGAGGCAAGGGCAAGGGTCGCAGAGTTACATCCCAAAGGAATCATTTTATTTGGCGCACATCTACATCAACGTGTCGGAAGACGAGCAACTAAAAGTTCAGGATGTTTTGGGACCGAGTTGCCGAGAAGCACAAGACGAGCTGGCCTAGAGATACACCCCCGTGCGTGATTAAACAAAAATTGAGATGAATATAATATCCGTGGATGGCATAATAGTAATTGGGGATCGTGACATCATTTTCTCTCCCAAAAACCCTCACCACAACATCTCCCGCCGACGACCGTACGATTCTTGAATTCTCTGAGAAATACCATACAGATACGTATAGAAATTACACGTGAGATGCACCACAGTTATGCAGAAGGTGCTACGCCGAAGCCCCTCTTTTTTATCCGCTAAACAACTCAACCTCATGTCTCCTTTCACCGCCGCTCTCCGCTGCCCTCACAACTTAtcttccgccgccgcctcctcctttCGAACAGACCCCTCCAGTTGCTGGAAAACAACGCCGCATAGGGCTTGGCTGGTGTCTAAAGAGAATTATTATGGTGCGCCGTTCAAGGCATCGCTAAGTACTTGCGCCGCCAACTCGAATTTGCAGAGAATATCCGTGGCTGGGCATCCGGATTTGCTCACAATACCCGGAGTCGGGCCCAGGAATCTGCGGAAGCTCGTGGACAAGGGCTTTGACGGCGTCGCGCAGCTTAAACAGCTCTATAAAGATAAGGTATCGAAATTTGTTACTCTCTTGTTTAATGCCTGTTTTTTCCTTAAATTTATTTGCTTTCAGTACTGTAATTTGCTCATGGTTAGTAAGAATGTTTCAAATTTTTGTTTCTGTTTAGCGTTTCCAGAAATTGGTAGTATTATGTTTCtggtttaaaattaattttgtgaagaaaTGACTTAAGCATACAAAATTGGTTGGATTCGTGCTTGAACATGTGGTGCAGTTTTCTGGGAAATCGAGTGAGAAAATGGTGGAGTTCCTGCGGAGTTCGGTGGGTATCATACACAAGAACCATGCCGAAAGTATAACAACGTTTATCAAGGAAAGTGTGGATGAAGAGCTGAAGGATGGTGGTGTGAGGCCTTCTCAAAAGAAGCGGATCACTCTCTGTGTCGAAGGAAATATCAGCGTCGGGAAGACCACCTTCTTGCAGAGAATAGCGAACGAAACACTCGAGCTTAGGGATATTGTGGAGGTTGTTCCTGAGCCAATTGACAAGTGGCAGAATATTGGTGCGGACCACTTCAACATATTGGATGCTTTTTATGCCAAGCCGGAGAGATATGCGTATACGTTCCAGAACTACGTGTTTGTCACGAGAGTTATGCAGGAGAGGGAATCATCAGGCAGTGTTAAGCCCCTCAGGCTCATGGAAAGGAGTGTTTTTACTGATAGAATGGTAAGATTTCACTCTGTTTTATTCGTGTATGCAGATTATAAAGTATGAGACGAACGTGGATGGTCTTTTTTTTACTAGCTTTTTAGCTTGGAGAATTCCTACCAAAGTGGTTTAGCATCACAAGCTTATCAGAAAAGTGCCATGTATTATGCTTTTTAGCTTATTAGTTATGCATTTCGCTGTTCATGTTGTTTGTGATTTTTTCATGTTTCCGAATTGTTAATGCAATAAAGGATGTATCTGCTACCCAGTGCCCCTAAAAGTATAAGAAAGAATGGGAGAAGGGTCATGCTTATTTATTACTAATACGATGCGTAGTTTCTTCTTTACTGATGTACATTTTCTCAACTCTCATCATGTAAAGGTCTTTGTGAGAGCTGTTCATGAGGCCAAGTGGATGAATGAGATGGAGATCAGTATCTACGACTCGTGGTTTGATCCTGTTGTTTCAAGTTTGCCCGGTCTTATTCCTGATGGCTTTATCTACCTTAGAGCAAGTCCCAGTACTTGCCATAAGCGTATGATGATGCGTAAGAGAGCAGAGGAAGGCGGAGTCTCCCTTAAATATCTGCAAGACCTGCACGAAAAGCACGAAAGCTGGCTTTTCCCTCTCCAAACTGGAAATCATGGAGTACTGTCGGTAAGCAATGTACCCGATGACATTGATTGGTCCTTACACCCGAAGATAAAGGATCAGGTGTTCTATTTGGACGGTGGTCATATGCACCCGAGCATCCAAAAGGTATTGCGCTTAATCCTCATCTGTTAGTTTCAACTTCTCTAATCGTTCAACTTACCTTAGTTTTGCAATTAACAGATCCCTGCTTTGGTTCTCGACTGTGAGCCAGATATTGATTTCAGCAAAGACATCGAGGCAAAGCGAGAGTATGTTAGCTTTCCCTCTTATCTGGTCTTTGCTTCTGGTTGAATGTTGCAAAGTGCACAACTATGAATAAATGTTCCGTTGACATTCACTGGCTGCATTGTTATATTCGTTTCCATTAATGGCGAAAATCTATACCATCTCATTTTGTTGCGTAAAATTGTTACTGGTGAAGGTATGCCAGTCAAGTCTCTGAGTTCTTCGAATTTGTGAAGACGAAGAAAGAAGTTTCTGCTTCTAAGGATGGGGAGGATGCAGCAAAGGGCAGCCAACATCAGTTATTGATGCCCCATAACGGAAATTTGTGGATGCCGGGTACACAGCCCTTCCCCGAATCTGCCCTCAAGTCGCTTGGTCTTACACGGTCCATGTCGATTATGCCTCAGTAGTAGTGTAAGTAATTTCTCTCTTTTGAAAATTGTTGATTTCTTTGTGTTGTAAAGAGACGCTTGTGGCAGAGCTCACTTGTTCTACCTCTGTAGGGTTGTAGATTTGGTAGATAGtgttaattgtgaagtatttCTGCTCtggaaaaaattatttttgctgTCATTTTTCAAGTTGGTCAGCAGAATCTGAATGCAGCAATCTTCTTCTCTATAAAATATGAACTTAATTGCGCAATAACATAACATAAATGGTTTGTTGACATCAAGAATTGCAAATTTGGCGTCATTGAGAGAATTCTTTGGGGTTTGGACTTTGCAAACACAACCGAATTTTGCAAATACATTTTGAAATTACTAAAATGCCCTCCGACAGTTGAGGGTattttagtaaaaataaaaaattgaataggATTTCGAATATGTAAAGTCCAAATTCGAATGACTTCTCATAATATGCGAACCAAAATCTTTAGAACATTTGCTTATGTGAAATTAGAAAGTTCAAACAAGCTTCTGGGCCGGGTTTAAGGCCCAAGTCAAGCGGACGGATCCATATTTTACTATACACGACACGTTGTGAGACAATTAAAACAAATGCATGAGTAATTCAAATATTATTCCTAACAAATTCTGGAAGTTGAACCTTTTTTATTTGACGATATGACTATGCTTGTTCATATTGCAACACATACATACGGTATGTCAACAGGGGAGAGCATTCGTTTTACTGTTTGGTTTTTTATTCAAATCTAATCGAAttcaaaaactaaaattttataaaattcttACTAAAACCgacccaaatcatctccatttcctctccaattttcatctaaactctccaattttcatcagaaaatgtccggcgacggaaactctggcggctccggcgggtttgacatcaacgcatTTGGCGACtaggggcatgtacaatgtcttgggtggttctggttcgtcgacgccgggcacccaaggctcgtcgacgccggcggggtaccaaccaccccattttgatgtggatgcatacgctcgccCCTCCGCCCCAaagtattcgcagggattatcccaaattagggaggattatccggatgaacccaatccggaaggaggaggaggcggtggaagctccagggcattcgacgtcgtggaggaagaggaggaggcggccgaggaggatgtaggccgtcatccgtacagccgcaaggacacgatggctctgtacaacgcctggatcagcgtctcgtacgatccaatcgtcgggaatcaacaatccctgaagtgtttttgggaaaaggtcactgaggcctacaacgagattaagccgaaggggtcccccgccgcacattgaagatgcttcgaagtcattttgaccgagtcgacagagagttcaaaaaattctgcggctcattaccaaagcggagccactggagccgacattctgagatcggctttgcgagtctatttcaacgacaacggcaaagaattcaaacatgtcgatgtttgggaggtcgtcaaagacgtcgaaaggtgggccggcggtgtccagtccagtacgggctcgacctcgaagcgcacgaagcactcggcgggtggccaatactcgtctagtgggggcggttcaggaagcgccgcacaagaggttgcctcgcaggaggttgagggcacaaCATACGATgcagggggtcctcccgtgtgTGCCGTCAgtcgcaagggaccaaggcggcgaaggcggctagagggaggaggggccgagacgaatcaagccaggcgggttcgcaagggccgccctcctccctaatgtccatgtacttcaccgccacgatggcagacacttcccggatgacgcccgcccaatatcaagcccatcataCCGGTattgtgtatctggcgggacaacttggtattctgCCTCCATtcggtgcaccgccaccgccttcgggggatgattcaccagcggagtagtttttataatttctataaatttgtattgtaaattatttccttttttatttattttgccacgaatttaattatgtatttttttaggattttaagttgtaattttattttatttaatgaagtgtgtttttattaattgaatttgttggaaataaaaatataaaaatgaaattgaatgaaaagttaagggatgagatggttaagagacggataagagatggaggttgcaggtgttgtctcctagttaagagatggagtgaaaagtacagtgaggcctatgaatagttaagagatgagacggttaagagatgagacggttaagagatgaatatgagacagcgttgcggatgacctaatACGCAACGTTTTTGTGAACAAAACGCATcaatctctttctctctcttctttcaatattttcattctttgtttatatatatatatatatataatactcaAAATGTTGTAAAATTTGAGAGGTATAGTTACCATGAAGCAGAATAATTAGCTCAAAATATGCAGtccttaattattttatatatgtcTGATGATTTGAAAAGTTATCATTTAAAATCCTTATattatttctttcatttttaacGTATATATTTGATGATTTGAATAGTTATCATTTATAAATACTTATATATCAAGAAGgataactataattaatattttaaaattttacaatatttttagcattttataaaatgaatacaaagaatgaaagaagaaaatatttaaaattgataaaagGAAGAGATTTCAATTCATTCACAAGTATATTTTACGGTTTAGGTTACACGCCCTTTTATAGGCTAAACAATGCCTAAACATGGATTCTCCTCCAATTATTTTCCTAATTACACGGTAATTCCTTAATCACGGGATTCTTTCTTGATTGCCACTCCATtaattgatttctttccaatactccccctcaagttaagtaatgtgATCACCCATTCTTAACTTGCCTAATACTTCTCGGAAGCTTCTTGAATCCATAGCCTTCGTCAAAACATCAGCCAGTTGGTCTTCAGACCTCACAAACGGGAGCTCTACTATTTTGGCTTCTATGTTGTCTTTGATGAAGTGCTTATCCACCCCGACGTGTTTTGTCCTATCATGCTGAATAGGgttttcagatatactgattgctGCTTTGTTATCGCAGAACAACTTACATGACTTTTGTGACTTTAGGCTTAGCTTTGTCATTAGCTTCTTCAACCATAAAACAGTTAgaccactcttgattcctcgaaACTCTGCTTTTGTAATTCATAGGGCAACTACCTTCTGCTTCATGCTCTACCACGTAACAAGATTACCCCAACAAAGGTGAAGTACCCTGCAGTTGATTTTCTGGCATTTGGATTTCCTGTCCAGTCAGCATCTGTGAATCTGTGGATCTCCAAGTGTCCATTATTCTCGAACATCACTCCATGTCCTGACGTCCCCTTTAGATGTCTTACAATCCTAAGAGTTGCCTCCCAGTGAGTTGCTTGAGGTGCGTGCATGAATTGGCTAACCACTCCAACATCATATGCAATGTCAGGTCGGGTATGGGACAAGTAGATTAATTTCCCAACAAGACGCTGGTTTCTTGTGCGATAAGTAGACTCAGCCCCTTCGATTATCTGTAAACCGTGATTTTGTGCCATAGGAGTATCAGCTGGTTTGCAGTCTAGCATTCTAGTCTCTGCCAATAGATCAAGTACGTATTTCTGCTGGCTGATGAAGATTCTCTTCCTCGAACGTAGTACTTCAATTCCTAGAAAGTATTTGAGTAGGCCGAGGTCCTTCATTTCGAACTCTGCAAAGAGATTTTTCTTCAACTGCTTgatctcatcatcatcatcccccTGTGAGaatcatatcatctacataaataaTCAAACATGTAATTTTTCCTTCTCTCCTTTATAGGAACATAGTGTGGTCGGAGTTGCTCTGCTtgtacccatacttcttcattacctcAGTGAACCTCCCAAACCATGCCCTAGGAGATTGTTTTAGCCCGTACAGTGTCTTCTTGAATTTACACACCTTCCCTCCTTCAAATTCGTCAGAGAAACCAGGTGGTGCATCCATGTAGATTGGTTTGGACAGTTCCCCATGTAAaaaggcattcgtcacatcaaatTGGTGTAGTGGTCACTCCCTGTTTGCCGCTATGGAAAGTAGTACTCGAATACTATTCAATCTTGCCACTGGGGAAAAAGTCTCAGCATAGTCGACTTCGTATGTGAGTGTATCCCTTGACTACTAATCTCGCCTTATACCGTTCAATTGATCTATCTGGCCTTCTCTTGATAGTACAGACCCATCTACAACCTATAATTTTGATTCCATTTGGTTTCAAGCACACTTCCTATGTCTTGTTCTTGATTAGGGCCCATATCTCTACTAACATTGCCTCCAGTGGGCAATCTTCATAGCTTCTTTTGCCGTTCGAGGggcctcttcttcctcataaaGAACAGCTTCAAATGCCCTGGCCATTTCGCTCAAATTTGCTTTAGCCAGATTGCCATAGGATACCGACTCCTTGAGTTGGTTCTTTGCGGACTGTATCGTTTAGGGGGCACCCCACGGGTGCTCCCAAATGGCAAGATATATCACCTAGTATCACCATCAATTGCtgcattttcatcttcctctgcACCAGATTGGTTAGAGCTAATAACTTTATTCTCTGATCTAATTTCGGGAattacctcagatatcactggaggaggatcTGGTTCAGGCAATGGAGACCGAGGAGGCTCCACAGTGGACGTGATCTGCTCGACAATGACACTAGCTTGCTCTGTTGGTGTAACATCCCTaacatgaaaatataattttataacaacatattattattattactattagcATTACAAACATATTTTTCGAATATAATGGATGATGTTTTATTCAATCATGGTGAATTGATATAATTGTACGTAATATTCACGTTATTTATTATATGTGAGCAAAACAAAAATATGAAGTATTATGTGTAGACTATTAGttaattagtttaattaaaataattatatatggatacatgtagtggtgtatggaaatataaatagtatattTGTACACCCCGTGTATATGTATACACGTTAGCTTTACTAGAATATGGAATTATGACATCTTTATGTAGTATACGTGTTTAAATTAAAATCCTTACATGTGTTGCATGCATAGTTAGGTGTCATTGTCACAGATAATTCCAAAATATTTAAGAATTTATAATAGTCTCAAAGTataaataatagaaaatatatatatctataaataattttaaaaggtTGGCAAAAAGGGAACCGACTTTGATAACTTgcctatatatttatatagttaGACGAAAAGAGGGATGGAGGATTACAGAGGAGATACAAAAGTTTGTAGGaataattactaataaaaatcgaaggaaaaaaaatataaaggaaaaGGGGATAGAAGAAATATGGCAAGTTTTGTCATCTCCGTCTATTAAAAAGGGTTCATGGTTGAATGTGAAGAGAGGTGTTCGACTAGATATTATCataatcaggtgtgtataaatcacacttttaattttacatgttttatttgcttctatgctaggtgttaaacaaaatgaatgatttgataATATGATGTGATCCAGTAtaattatgtgttatttgatatagatggtggaatatgatatggatatatAATTGGTGCAAtggttatgatgttgtaaatgaattttatgatagaaatatgtaattgatgttttacaag
Encoded proteins:
- the LOC121780027 gene encoding uncharacterized protein LOC121780027 yields the protein MQKVLRRSPSFLSAKQLNLMSPFTAALRCPHNLSSAAASSFRTDPSSCWKTTPHRAWLVSKENYYGAPFKASLSTCAANSNLQRISVAGHPDLLTIPGVGPRNLRKLVDKGFDGVAQLKQLYKDKFSGKSSEKMVEFLRSSVGIIHKNHAESITTFIKESVDEELKDGGVRPSQKKRITLCVEGNISVGKTTFLQRIANETLELRDIVEVVPEPIDKWQNIGADHFNILDAFYAKPERYAYTFQNYVFVTRVMQERESSGSVKPLRLMERSVFTDRMVFVRAVHEAKWMNEMEISIYDSWFDPVVSSLPGLIPDGFIYLRASPSTCHKRMMMRKRAEEGGVSLKYLQDLHEKHESWLFPLQTGNHGVLSVSNVPDDIDWSLHPKIKDQVFYLDGGHMHPSIQKIPALVLDCEPDIDFSKDIEAKREYASQVSEFFEFVKTKKEVSASKDGEDAAKGSQHQLLMPHNGNLWMPGTQPFPESALKSLGLTRSMSIMPQ